In Nonomuraea sp. NBC_00507, the following are encoded in one genomic region:
- a CDS encoding trypsin-like serine peptidase, with translation MKRILLPAGGAILATGLLAAGLAGTASASGEIIDTPLTPNNKVAETVDFWFKANGAALRAASYYRFDYKEVDKLKTAGGYTADTKPGSTAPIGEEKKVTAKVQNVNLPKTIGKVFFEGVDGKLYWCSATSIQAKYRNLVATAGHCVFQTKQNGAVLDKWVFVPGYYQGRAPWGIYVGKQAFTHYDFANYEDYDRDYAFVTVYNGINLNFSKVEGKQVLKSEYDAYEGKKEVKSTELKDIPGGKTAEQQYKEGLDQYGPNGGFRSENVTSKEPAGGNFEDSVPTVDEVEVTELQYNNAPAPSESPSGWKNGDKGAVKDTPLTEAQYKKLLDEKAAGKVKGKVFIDDLGDYWLRQFYVIQWYKVSSATKYYHDSFFIYTGGDLTVKDAGRLGDNVGGQGFAWNQPTGKYVRTFGYPGGEHPDGSKPYTGVTPKWCYGKTSSKVNVYAPLKAEELVALKCAVTPGYNGSAWLLKYSNAKRLGYVNGVTTAVFGDSDSNNRNDTIYSSYFDGETAMVYKAAANLWSGKMS, from the coding sequence TTGAAGCGCATCCTCCTCCCCGCCGGTGGTGCCATCCTGGCCACCGGTCTGCTGGCTGCTGGTCTGGCCGGCACGGCTTCCGCGTCCGGCGAGATCATCGACACTCCGCTGACGCCGAACAACAAGGTCGCCGAGACCGTCGACTTCTGGTTCAAGGCGAACGGCGCTGCCCTGCGGGCCGCGTCCTACTACCGCTTCGACTACAAGGAAGTCGACAAGCTCAAGACCGCGGGTGGCTATACCGCGGACACCAAGCCGGGCTCCACCGCCCCCATCGGTGAAGAGAAGAAGGTCACCGCCAAGGTTCAGAACGTGAACCTGCCGAAGACCATCGGCAAGGTGTTCTTCGAGGGCGTCGACGGCAAGCTGTACTGGTGCTCCGCCACCTCCATCCAGGCGAAGTACCGCAACCTGGTTGCCACCGCCGGTCACTGCGTCTTCCAGACGAAGCAGAACGGGGCGGTCCTCGACAAGTGGGTCTTCGTCCCCGGTTACTACCAGGGCAGGGCTCCTTGGGGCATCTACGTGGGTAAGCAGGCCTTCACCCACTACGACTTCGCCAACTACGAGGACTACGACCGCGACTACGCGTTCGTCACGGTCTACAACGGCATCAACCTCAACTTCAGCAAGGTTGAGGGCAAGCAGGTCCTCAAGTCGGAGTACGACGCCTACGAGGGCAAGAAGGAAGTCAAGAGCACCGAGCTCAAGGACATCCCCGGTGGCAAGACCGCCGAGCAGCAGTACAAGGAGGGGCTGGACCAGTACGGCCCCAACGGCGGCTTCCGCTCCGAGAACGTGACCTCCAAGGAGCCGGCTGGCGGCAACTTCGAGGACTCCGTTCCCACCGTGGACGAGGTCGAGGTCACGGAGCTGCAGTACAACAACGCTCCGGCCCCGAGCGAGAGCCCGTCGGGGTGGAAGAACGGTGACAAGGGTGCCGTCAAGGACACCCCGCTCACCGAGGCCCAGTACAAGAAGCTGCTCGACGAGAAGGCCGCCGGCAAGGTCAAGGGCAAGGTCTTCATCGACGACCTGGGCGACTACTGGCTCCGTCAGTTCTACGTGATCCAGTGGTACAAGGTCTCCTCGGCGACCAAGTACTACCACGACTCGTTCTTCATCTACACGGGTGGGGACCTGACCGTCAAGGACGCTGGTCGCCTCGGCGACAACGTCGGCGGCCAGGGCTTCGCGTGGAACCAGCCGACCGGCAAGTACGTCCGTACCTTCGGGTACCCGGGTGGCGAGCACCCCGACGGCAGCAAGCCCTACACGGGTGTCACGCCGAAGTGGTGCTACGGCAAGACGTCGTCCAAGGTCAACGTCTACGCGCCTCTCAAGGCTGAGGAGCTCGTTGCCCTGAAGTGCGCCGTCACCCCGGGCTACAACGGCTCGGCGTGGCTGCTCAAGTACAGCAACGCCAAGCGTCTTGGCTACGTCAACGGTGTCACCACCGCTGTGTTCGGCGACAGCGACAGCAACAACCGCAACGACACCATCTACTCGTCGTACTTCGACGGGGAGACGGCCATGGTGTACAAGGCTGCCGCCAACCTGTGGTCCGGCAAGATGTCCTAA